The Streptomyces sp. NBC_00162 sequence GCTGTGCGATGGCTTCGGCAGTGGTCTCGATCACGCAGCCGGGCTCCGGCTCCAGGCCCACCCGGACGCGGCGGCCGGTCTCCGCCTCGAGGGTGGCGAGCCGTTCCGCGAGCGTGGCCAGGGCGGCACGGGCGGCACGCGCCCGGGCCGCGTCGAAGGGGGTGCGCCAGGCGACGGGCAGAGTCGAGACGGTGCCCTCTGCGACGTCGTCCGGCAACAGTGTGGTGAGGAGCCTGGCCAGGTCGGCGGTGTGGGCCAGACGCCTGGGGTCGGTCCAGTCGGGCTGGTAGACGCGGTACTTGACCTCGGCGGCGCCGAATCCTTCATAGGGGAAGCCGTTGAGGGTGACGACCTCGAGGCCGCGCCGGTCGAGTTCGGAGCGCAGTCGGCGCAGGGCGGCGGGGTCCGCGGTCAGGGTGCGGACTGCGTCGCTGGAGAGCCACAGGCCGATGCCGAGCCGGTCCCGCCTGAGCAGCCGTCGCACCGGCTCGCGGTGGTCGCGGAGTTGGGCTAGCACCCCGTCGAGGGTCTCGGCCGGGTGGACGTTCGTGCAGTAAGCGAGGTGGACGACGTCGCCGTTGGGGTGGCGGAAGCGCACGGGGGCCTACTCCTCGCCGCGCAGGATGGAGTTGCCCTCGTAGGGGGCGTCCGGTCTGCCGCGGTCGAGGCTCAGCCGTCCGCTCAGTCCGTAGAATGCCACGGGGTTGCGCCACAGCACCTGGTCGGCATCGTCCTCGCCGAACCCAGCCCCCAGCATGGCATCGCCGACCTTGCGGGTCGTGAGGGGGTCGCTTCTACCCCAGTCCGCGGCGGAGTTGACCACGACGCGTTCGGTCCCGAAGTCCTTGAGGACGGCGACCATGCGGTCCACGTCCATCTTGGTGTCCGGGTAGACGGAGAAGCCGAGCCAGGCGCCGCTGTCCTTGGCCTCCTTGGCCGTGGTCTCGTTGAGGTGGTCGAGCAGCACCCGCTCCGGAGGGAGGGCCGACTCGCGCACGACGTCGATGGTGCGGCGTAGGCCGTTGAGCTTGTCCCGGTGTGGGGTGTGGACGAGGGCGGGAAGCCCGTGGTCGTGGGCGAGCTGGAGCTGGGCGGCGAACGCGGTGTCCTCGGCGGGGGTCTGGGAATCGTAGCCGATCTCGCCGACGGCGACGACGTGGTCTTTGACGAGGTAGCGCGACAGTTCGTCGATGACGGGCACGCACCGTGGGTCGTTGGCCTCCTTGGGGTTGAGGGCGATCGCGCAGTGGTGGGTGATGCCGTACTGGGCGGCGCGGTAGGGCTCCCAGCCGAGCAGTGAGTCGAAGTAGTCGAGGAAGCTGGCGGGCGAGGTGCGCGGCTGGCCCAGCCAGAACGAGGGCTCGACGACGGCCCGCACGCCCGCCGCGCGCATGGCCTCGTAGTCGTCGGTGGTGCGGGAGGTCATATGGATATGCGGGTCGAAGATGCGCATCAGGGCGCCTCCGCCTCTGTGGTCAGGGCTTGGACGAGGTACAGGTCGACGGGGACGGGGCGGCCGGCGGCTGTGCTTTCGCCGGTGTGGTCGGCGAGCATGCGCGCGAGTTCGGCGTCGCCGCGGGCCCGCCTGGCCAGGCCGGCGACCGCGGCCACGGGGACCCCGGTGCACAGGCACTTGAGGACCGCGTGTCGCCAGGCGTGCGGGGCGAGGTGTTCGGCGGCGTACGGGCCGACTGCAGCGGCGATCAGGCGGGTGTCGCTGGTTCGCAACGCGTCCTCCACGAGCGGCAGCCCTTCCGCAGGGGCGAGCTCCAAGCCGGGCAGGGCGAGCAGCACGGCGCGGCGTTCGTCGGCGGTGCCCCGGCGGTAGAGCCGCGCCACGGTGGCGGCGCCGGCGCCTGCGGTGTGCAGCAGCAGGATGCGCGCCGTGTCGGCTGCGGCCTCCGAACCGCAGTGGCGGCCGGCCTCGGCGAAGCGCAACTCCCAGGCTGGCAGGTTCCGCCGGTGTCCGGCCGGGGCTGCGGGTGTGGCCGCCTCGGCAAGGGCAGCGTCGAGCCAGACCCGGGCGGCGGGCGGCAGCCGCTCGCCGAGGGCTGTGAACGGCCTCGTCCGCTGCCGCTCTCGTGATTGCCGGTGGGGTGGTCACGATGTGCCTCCGTTTCGCAGGAAGCGCAGGGAGCGCTCGGCGAGGTCCGGGCCCATGTGCGAGTGCCGGGGCAGTTCGACAACGGTCAAGCCCCGGTAGCCCACGGTGCTCAGGGCATCGAGGACGGGCGGGAAGTCGATCTCGCCTTCGCCGAAGGGCAGATGCTCGTGGACCGCGCGGCGCATGTCCTCGATTTGAACGTGCCGCAGCCAGGGTGCGGCGGCCCGCACGCAGTCGGCGGGCGGCTCGGGCTCGAGGCACTGGCAGTGCCCGATGTCCAGGGTGAGGCCAAGGACATCCGGGTCGCCGAGGTCGGCGCGCAGGCGGTGGAAGTCGGCGAGGGTGCCGAGGAGGTGGCCGGGCTCGGGCTCGACGGCGAGGGATAGCCCTTCGCGTTCCGCCGCAGCGAGTACCGGTTCGAGCGCTTGGCCGAGCCGCTTCCACGAGGTGTCGTCATCCGCTCCGTCCGGCACGGTGCCGCTGAAGCAGTGCACGGCGTGCGCCCCGAGTTCGGCGGCGATGTGCACGGCGGTCACCAGCAGCCGGGTCCTGATGGCGCGCGCTTCGGGGTCGGGGTCGATCAGAGAGGGTCCGTGCTTGCGCCGAGGGTCGAGGATGTAGCGCGCGCCGGTCTCGACGGTCACGCCGAGGCCGAGCCGCGCGAGGCGCCGCGCCACCTGCCGGGCACGGGCGAGCGCATCGGGGGCTGCCGGGTCCAGGTGCATGTGGTCGAGGGTCAGCCCAACCCCGTCGTAGCCCAGGTCGGCGAGGAGTACGAGGGCGTCGTCGAGCCTGAGGTCGGTCAGGCCGTTGGTGCCGTAGCCGAGTCGCAGGCTCATGTTGGACTGACCCTCCGTGAGAGCCTCCGCGCGGCCGGCGCCAGGGCGATGATGGCCGCCGCGGCACCGACCGAGCCGTCCCGCGCCGCCAGTGCAGCCTGCAGTGGGATCATCGCCCGGATCCCGCCACCGACGGCCTGCCGGGTGCGGGCGGGCGAGGGGTCGAGCACTGCACGGATCAACGGCCCCGCGACCGTGGCCGCGAACCCGGCCGCCAACCCGGCCGCGAGCCCGGCCCGGGTGGGGCCCTCGGGGGAACGGCTCCGACGCCGCCCGAGTCCGCGCCGACGGCTCGTCACGATCCCCACCACCGCCGTCGTGCCGAGCGCGGCAAGGGGGCGGTCCGCGAGCCGCCCAGCACCTCGTGGCGGGAGACCATCGTGACGGCGAAGGTGTGTGCTCCCAGGGCGGCCGCCGGGCCCAGTGCCGCCCGCGTTCCTGAGCGGGACGTCGCCGCGGCGCCCAGGAGCAGGTCCAGGCAGCGGGCTGCCGTCATGACTGCCGGGCCTGCCTTGGTCCGCTTCAGGCCCAGGTCATACGCCCACACCGTGGCCGCGAGGACCGCCGCGGTCCGCGCGGCTTCGCGGCCCGCCTGGTGAGCCAGCGCCAGGCCGGCCGCTGTCAGGCCAGCCGAGGCCGCGAGCGCGGTGCCCGGCCTGATCCGACCGGAGGGGAGCGGGCGGTGCGGTCGGCAGGTCGCGTCCTCGTTCTGGTCCGCCCAGTCGTTGAGGGCCATCCCTGCCGCGTACAGGCACAGTGAGGCGCCCATCGCGAGCCCGGTACCGCGGGTCGGCCGGTCCCCAGTGGCCGCCGCCCCGGCGAGCGCATCACCCGGAACCGTGACCAGGGCGGAGACTCTCAGGAGTTCTGCCCAGGCACGCAGCCGGGACGCAGGCCGCGCGGCGGTTCCCCGGCCGTCGGCCGGCATCACCGTGGCTTCCGCAGGCGCTCGGCGAAGCCCAGCAGGGCCGTGTACTGGTCGGCCAGCGCCGAGGAGCCGCCGTCGGGGTCCTTGAAGTAGAATCCCAGCTCCGGGCGTGGGCCCGTGATCCCCGCCTCGTGGGCGCGGGCAAGCAGCCGCACCAGGTCGAGGACCAGGGGTGCGGCCAGCGCCGAGTCACAGCCCTGCCAGATCGTCTGCAGGAACATCCGCGCACCGAGGAAGCCGTCAAAGGCGATGTGGTCCCAGGCAGTCTTCCAGTCCCCCAGCACCGGGACGTTGTCGATGTGCACCTTTCCTTCGGGCAGCGAACCGAGGGTGTCGTGCAGCGTCCGGTTCTTGCCGGCGTTCTTGGCGGCAGCAGCCCCGGGGTCCGCCAGCGCGGCGCCGTCCCCTCCGCCGAGCAGGTTCGTTCCGGACCAGGCGCGCACGTCCAGTGCGCGCTGTCGGAACATGGGCGCGAGCACGGCCCGGAGTAGGGTCTGCCCGGTCTTGCCGTCCCGGCCCGCGTGGGGCACCGCCGCGTCGCGGGCCGCCGCGCGCAGCGCCGTGTGACGCAGGCCCAGGGACGGCGTGAAGTTGACATAGGGGCATCCGGCGCGCAGCGCGGCCGCCGCGTACAGCGAACTGGGGGCAGAGGGGCGTCGCCCGCAGCGGGCGCGGGCTCCGTGGTGGCGACGTTGACCACGACCGTGCGAGCCGCACCGCATCGGCTCGCGAAGCCGGCGATGTCGGCCGCGAAGCCCGCGATCAGTTCCTCGTCGCCTCGGGGGTCTGCGGGCAGCGGTCCGCCGATCCGTATCTCCGCGTCAGCGGCGTCAAGTTCAGCGCGCACCGCTGACGGCAGACCGTGTGGCAGCACTCCCGCAGCGGCCAGCGACTCCGCCTTCTTGGACAGCGGGTCGCCTGCCGTGTCGTGCCCTCCGAAGACGAACGAGGACAGGGAGGGCAGCCCGCTCCCCGCGAACGGCGGGGTCTCGGTAACCATGCCGGTCGGCGGCAGCAGCCCGGCGGTAACGGCGGCGCACCCCGCAACCGCCGTAACGGCGACGGAGCCCCGGGCCCCGACGAACCACACTCCAGTCCGGGATCCGGCCTCGGGCTCGGACCCATTGGCGTGAAGGGACACAGGCTGCCTCCTAAAGGCGCCGACTCTTGACGATTCGTAATTCTGACATTACGGGATAAGGCCCGACTCCATGTCTATTTGATACCTATGTTCCTCTTGTGCTGGTGCCGTGGCCCATGGTCGCGCGACCCTGCCGCCGAGTCGCACCAGCACCTGAAGACCTCCAGTCGTAGGTGGTGACGCGTACGCGATCGAGGCCGACCTGAAGCGCAACGAAACGTGACGGGCTGTCGGCGTTACTGAAGCCCCAAAGGCCATCGCAGCAGGTCAAGCGGCAACAATGCTCATGGATGAGTCCGCCCGGGCCGATCGCGCCTGCGTACGTCGAACCGGCGGATCCGGTCCGACTCGCCGGGCCTGCTTGCCGCTTGCCGCAGGTGAGCGGGCAGGTTCCGGAGACGCAGGGCGGCTTACGGCCACGTGCCTCGCACACCTGCCGCACCCGCAGTGGGGCGTCAGGCTGACCCCACTTCGAAGGCGTCTGCAGCTCCCCGAGGTTGAGTCGCTTGGCCCAGGCCGTCATGCCGATGGCGATGTCCGCGAGTCGACGCTCGGTTTCGGCGCACGGTGACCGCTTACTTCGAGCTCCTCAGCGACGTGGTACGGCTTGACCGGGGAGCGCTTCAGATCATCGTTTGCGACCATGCGAACCTGCTGCCCGAAGGCTGGTTCCAAGATGCCGTCATCGGCAACTGGCGCCCCGATGCCGAAGGCAACCGCACCGCCCTGATCCCTCTGGACTGGCTCGACTGATGACACCGCCGCCGCCGTCGGCAGGGAGTGCCGACCGGCACGGCCGGATCTAATGCGAGTGGCGAAGCGGGCGGGCCGTTGATCTACTTCCCGATGCGGTGGAGCATGGCCGAGGAAGCGTCGGCCTACGCGGCAGCCGTGGCGCAGTCCACGGGGCTGGTCTGTTTCGACGTGCAGCAGGACCGGCTCAGGCCTTGAGCGGGTCCCTCACTGGTGGTAGCCGGTGAGGGCTGTGTCCTGCCCGGCACCAGCTCCGCCCAGCGGGTGTATCTAGTGCCGTATCAGGCAACGTTCGCCCTGTCGACGACGGCGCGTAGGCGCCGGTCGTCGGCATGGTGGTTTCGCCAGATGATGTAGCGGCGGATCATGCTGCCCTGCTCTTTGTGGTCGGCGTGGTCGGTGCCGTCGAGGGTGAAGTAGCGCAGGGCGGTGAACTGGGCTTCGATGCGGTTGAGCCAGGAGCTGTTGGTCGGGGTGTAGGCCATCTCGACGTTGTTCGCCGCAGCCCAGGTGCCGACGCGACGGCACTTCTTCGTGGTCAGGTGCGGGGAGAAGTTGTCACTGACGATCGCGATCCGGACCTCGAGCGGGTAGAGGCTGCGCAGGTAGCGGCAGAACTCCAGGAACTGCGTCCGCTTCTTGACCGGCTTGATGTGACCGTAGAGCCTGTCCTTGGCCAGGTCCAGGGCGGCGAACAGGTGCCGCCGCACTCCGCCGTAGCGGTTGTAGGTCGCCCGCCGCCTGCGGCGGGGCTCACGGTCGGGATCCTTGTGCGTACCTCCTCGTTCAGCCCACTGATTCCCGGGGTGGGGTATCAGATTGAGGGGTCCGAACTCGTCCATGCAGAAGATGACCTCGGGCTCGCCGTCTTCGGGTATCACCTCGCCATCGGCGATCGCGTAAAGGTGCTCCACGGGGGCTTTCTTCCCCGCGTAGTCCGGGTCGCGGGAGGTCTTCCAGGTCTTCAGGCGTTGAAACGAGACGCCTTCCTCGCGGAGCAGAATGCGCAGACCCTCGTGGCTGATGTCGTCGACCACCCCCTCGGCAACCAGGAAATCGGCCAGCTTGGTCAGGCTCCAGGTCGAGAACGGCAGGTCGTGCTCGGCCGGTTTGGACTTGGCGATCTTCTTGATCTCGCGTCGCTCGGACAGCGTGAACGTCCTGGGCCGGCCACCGGCATACTTCGGATACAGCGAGTCGAAGCCGTCCGTGTTGAAGTGATGGATCACGTCGCGGATCCGGTCGTCACTGCTGAACGACACTTCGGCGATCTTCGCCACCGGCATGCCCTGCGGTCCTACCACCCGGCGAGTGACGCCGAGGCAGCAGTCACGGACGGCACTAGGCTGGGCGGTCTGCCGCACTGGCTGGAGGAACCGCAGTGGCTGTACTCAGAGACCACCGACACCCCGATGAATTTCCTCGGGCAGTTCCGGGTGGCGCGGTCGGATGAGCTCCGCGCCTGGCATATGTGTCCGCGCGGGTCAGCAACTTCCGATGGCCACGTAGTGGACGGTGGTGCTCAGTCCATCCGAATCGACGTACATCTCGTACTGAACACCACCGGCGCACGTCGTACCTGCGTAGACGCCCGAAGAGTCGATCCTAGTCGTCGGGCCTTTACACCCGCAGTGATCCGTAGACAGCCGATGAGTCAGCCGAGGTGGTTCAGACGGCAACCGGCCCCTCGCATTGCCGAGGTCGCCAGCTCGCGTCCGAATCGTGAGTTCAACGGCGATGGTGGCATTCAGGTCGACTCGGAATTCGTACAGCTGCTCCCCGTCTCTTGTGCGGCGGTCAGTGGGTACTCGTTCGCGGATCGCTTCTTCCGGTAGCCAGATGATGGGTCCGTCGCAGTCACATGGGTCCGTCGAACACTCGCACCACTGGAGGGGAAGGGGGTCTGCGCCACCGATCCTCAGCGCCAGATCCGCCGGAACGTCCACCGGGACGCCCATGAGCTTCCTCGTGGTTTCAGCCGTCAGGCGCTGGTTCCTCGCTTGATCGTAGCTGCGCATGCCGATCGCCCTTCTCATGACGAATAGGGAGCGATTCACGCGATATGCCCAGTGAAGCACCGAAGGGAGTGGTCGGCATCTGAGGCAAACGGCATGTGTAGGGCGCGCGGTGCCGCCGGGAAGAGCCGACGGCACCGCACCTCATTCGGCCGGCGCCGAAACGCCGTGCGCGGTTCACCAGTCGACCGCGCCCCGGCCGCGATTCGTCTCGGGGGAGAGGGTGCCGGGGGTGTGGCCGCAGCGGCGGAACATGCAACGGATCATGGGATCGGGTGGCCGTCTCGAGCACGCACGGCAGATGGACGTGCAGGGGCTCAGCTTCGACCTCGCGGCCGCGGTCCCGGAGGGCGCGGGCCAGGAGTTCAGTCCGCTCGCGCTTTACCGGACTACCGAGGGGTTCCGGCCGTGACGAGGGCGAGGGCGGCAGCCACGGTGTCGTGCAGGGTCTCGGCTACGGGTACCCCGTGGCGGCGGGGCGGCGTAGATCAGGTAGCGGTTGCGCTCGGGGTTGGGGCAGTCGGGCGGGTACCCGAGGACGGCCCTGCCGGTGGCGACGTCGAGGCTGAACTCGACGTTGGTGGTGAACCCCGGGAGCGTCTGCAGGTCGCGGGGGATCCAGAACAGGATCGCGTGGGCGGCGGCGCGGGCTGCGGTCTCCCAGCCGACTTGGTCGTCGTAGTGCTGGGCCCGGACGCTGCCGCGGGATTCCGGGGTGAGTACGGTCAGCCGTTGCTCGCCGGTCCATCGGGCGGAAAGTTCATCGATGGCGGCCCGCCGCCAGGAGGAGACGTCGCCGGCGGCGCGTGGCGTCGGTCCGGCAAGGAAGACGTTCGGGCCCGTGCTGGGAATCGGTTCGCGGGCGTAGACAACGGTGGTCGTCGGGGTCACTGTCCGGTCTACTTGGCGTGGTCGTTGAGGGCTCGGCGGGCGCGGCTGGCTTCGGCGCCCGTTCGGGCGGTGCCACCGTCCAGGGCGTCGCGGACCCAGCTGGTGGCCATGAGGCTTCCGGCGTCCTCAACGGGAGCGGAGCATGCTGAGCGTCGTGTGGGCCGCGTCCCGTTCGGTGCGCAGCCATGACCGAGAACAGCACCCCGGCGTAGCCGTCGGCCTGGCCGCACACGACGCCCGGGCCGGCAGCCCGGCGCATCCACGAGCGACGGCTCGCGGCCCCCGTCGCCTGGGCGCCGGGGGCGAGAGAGGCCAGTGATGGGAACCGTGAAATCGGCGGTCATCGAGCTGTAGATCGCTCACCCGCCGAGTGTCTCCGCCATCCGGTCCAGGTCGGCAAGAAGAGCCGCCATGCGTTCCGGCGGAACAGCGTCGGTCATCCGCTGGTCGATGGCGTAGACGGCGGAGCGTGCCGCGGCGAGGCGCCGGTGGCCATCCTCGGTGAGGTGGGCGGGCAGCGCCCGGCCGTGGTCGGTGGTGGTCGCGCGGGTGATCAAGCCAGCCTCCTGTAGTCCGCGCAGGACGACGTTCATGGATTGCCGGGTGACGAACGTGCCGCGGGCCAGTTCGGCGTTGGACAGCCCGGGCTGCTGGTCGAGCAGTTCGAGGCAGGCGTACTGCGGCACGGTCAAGCCGTGCTCACGCAGGGCCCTGTCCATTGCGCCGCGCAGGGCGGCGGCAGCGCGCTTGAGGCGGTAGCCCAGGCGCTCGGTCACGTCGCCGGTCGGGGTCGGGTTGTCGGTCGGCCCATCTGTCATGTCAGGAGTTTGACATAGGTGGGCGGGGACGCCTAGCGTCATCCATGTCAAAGTCCTGACATTG is a genomic window containing:
- the eboE gene encoding metabolite traffic protein EboE is translated as MRFRHPNGDVVHLAYCTNVHPAETLDGVLAQLRDHREPVRRLLRRDRLGIGLWLSSDAVRTLTADPAALRRLRSELDRRGLEVVTLNGFPYEGFGAAEVKYRVYQPDWTDPRRLAHTADLARLLTTLLPDDVAEGTVSTLPVAWRTPFDAARARAARAALATLAERLATLEAETGRRVRVGLEPEPGCVIETTAEAIAQLTTVPGDRIGVCLDTCHLATCFEDPRTALNALQAARIPVPKVQLSAALHAEHPCLPEVREALAAFAEPRFLHQTRTRTAAGLLGTDDLAEALVGGVLPDDSPWRAHFHVPLHAPPSPPLTSTTDVLRDTLEHLIGGPAPLSRHLEVETYTWQVLPSELRPDGPGQLADGIAAELAFARDLLVDLGLKELP
- a CDS encoding TatD family hydrolase, which produces MRIFDPHIHMTSRTTDDYEAMRAAGVRAVVEPSFWLGQPRTSPASFLDYFDSLLGWEPYRAAQYGITHHCAIALNPKEANDPRCVPVIDELSRYLVKDHVVAVGEIGYDSQTPAEDTAFAAQLQLAHDHGLPALVHTPHRDKLNGLRRTIDVVRESALPPERVLLDHLNETTAKEAKDSGAWLGFSVYPDTKMDVDRMVAVLKDFGTERVVVNSAADWGRSDPLTTRKVGDAMLGAGFGEDDADQVLWRNPVAFYGLSGRLSLDRGRPDAPYEGNSILRGEE
- a CDS encoding EboA domain-containing protein, whose protein sequence is MPPAARVWLDAALAEAATPAAPAGHRRNLPAWELRFAEAGRHCGSEAAADTARILLLHTAGAGAATVARLYRRGTADERRAVLLALPGLELAPAEGLPLVEDALRTSDTRLIAAAVGPYAAEHLAPHAWRHAVLKCLCTGVPVAAVAGLARRARGDAELARMLADHTGESTAAGRPVPVDLYLVQALTTEAEAP
- a CDS encoding sugar phosphate isomerase/epimerase family protein, producing the protein MSLRLGYGTNGLTDLRLDDALVLLADLGYDGVGLTLDHMHLDPAAPDALARARQVARRLARLGLGVTVETGARYILDPRRKHGPSLIDPDPEARAIRTRLLVTAVHIAAELGAHAVHCFSGTVPDGADDDTSWKRLGQALEPVLAAAEREGLSLAVEPEPGHLLGTLADFHRLRADLGDPDVLGLTLDIGHCQCLEPEPPADCVRAAAPWLRHVQIEDMRRAVHEHLPFGEGEIDFPPVLDALSTVGYRGLTVVELPRHSHMGPDLAERSLRFLRNGGTS
- a CDS encoding DUF3732 domain-containing protein encodes the protein MTAYFELLSDVVRLDRGALQIIVCDHANLLPEGWFQDAVIGNWRPDAEGNRTALIPLDWLD
- a CDS encoding nucleoside 2-deoxyribosyltransferase domain-containing protein; this encodes MTPTTTVVYAREPIPSTGPNVFLAGPTPRAAGDVSSWRRAAIDELSARWTGEQRLTVLTPESRGSVRAQHYDDQVGWETAARAAAHAILFWIPRDLQTLPGFTTNVEFSLDVATGRAVLGYPPDCPNPERNRYLIYAAPPPRGTRSRDPARHRGCRPRPRHGRNPSVVR
- a CDS encoding MarR family winged helix-turn-helix transcriptional regulator → MTDGPTDNPTPTGDVTERLGYRLKRAAAALRGAMDRALREHGLTVPQYACLELLDQQPGLSNAELARGTFVTRQSMNVVLRGLQEAGLITRATTTDHGRALPAHLTEDGHRRLAAARSAVYAIDQRMTDAVPPERMAALLADLDRMAETLGG